The following proteins are encoded in a genomic region of Ornithodoros turicata isolate Travis chromosome 6, ASM3712646v1, whole genome shotgun sequence:
- the LOC135397309 gene encoding potassium channel subfamily K member 4-like isoform X1, whose amino-acid sequence MIPRTAITMSKKEVLALLVVFVVYVVLGGAVFMALEGPTEEELRLEITEIRRNFHEKLSVISHPNLSSAEITEIIFRLADARSKNLLDEEGRDTHINWNFYNSFFFAITVVTTIGYGHLAPSTVWGRIFCVLYAVVGVPMTGILLAAIGDHFSRGLESARRRNRQRSALGNPHVNGGNWGGNSGSRLALAGSAAAFLLPWLVVFLLLPAAVFKFIEDWTYLEGLYYCFITLATIGFGDYVAGNFDGDYIWIYKTGVVLWIIFGLGYLAMILNYISRAMRCKQIRRMENRLSTSFHNTQQRFGQRLDEIQKILQDFSTKQKSHKRSIWRNKNGKQVPKDMSTESLPVHDKNHNRDDQIQRLLTLVETLKRESTQNLSRTRQLIEEHNRRLYEMPYVREDSCSSGGLPRGEAAPSRRHSLPVLLTDSEPSTPNYLQVNMCPAPARRSHIEIPNNFYSPRASIPMYTGGRYHEMDACDDVYDVEIAITRPIVTFDLDSMDSTTI is encoded by the exons GCAATAACGATGAGCAAGAAAGAAGTGCTGGCACTTCTGGTGGTGTTTGTGGTGTACGTTGTCCTCGGCGGAGCCGTCTTCATGGCGCTCGAGGGACCGACGGAAGAAGAGCTACGACTCGAGATAACCGAGATCAGGAGGAACTTCCACG AGAAGTTGTCGGTGATTAGTCATCCGAACCTGAGCAGTGCCGAGATAACGGAGATCATCTTTAGGCTAGCGGATGCTCGCAGCAAGAACCTCTTGGACGAAGAAGGCCGGGATACCCACATCAACTGGaacttctacaattctttcttTTTCGCCATCACTGTCGTCACTACCATTG GGTACGGCCATCTGGCCCCATCCACCGTATGGGGCCGCATCTTCTGCGTGCTGTACGCCGTCGTGGGCGTCCCCATGACGGGCATCCTATTGGCGGCCATCGGCGACCACTTCTCCCGAGGCCTGGAGAGTGCCAGGAGACGCAACCGACAGCGGTCTGCTCTGGGAAATCCCCACGTGAACGGTGGCAACTGGGGTGGGAACAGTGGTTCGCGTCTAGCCCTAGCGGGCAGTGCAGCGGCGTTCTTGCTGCCGTGGTTGGTGGTGTTTCTCTTGCTACCAGCGGCAGTGTTCAAGTTCATCGAGGACTGGACTTATCTCGAAGGACTTTACTACTGCTTCATCACGCTGGCCACTATCGGCTTCGGTGACTACGTTGCTG GCAACTTCGACGGCGACTACATCTGGATCTACAAGACTGGCGTCGTGCTGTGGATCATCTTCGGCCTGGGCTATCTGGCCATGATTTTAAACTACATTTCGAGGGCGATGCGTTGCAAGCAGATACGTCGGATGGAGAACAGGCTCTCCACCAGCTTCCACAACACGCAGCAGAGGTTCGGTCAGCGACTGGACGAGATTCAAAAGATCCTACAGGACTTTTCCACAAAG CAGAAATCGCACAAGCGGTCCATCTGGAGGAACAAAAACGGCAAACAAGTTCCCAAGGACATGAGCACCGAAAGCCTGCCCGTGCACGACAAGAACCACAACCGCGACGACCAAATACAACGCCTGTTGACCCTCGTCGAGACCCTCAAGCGGGAGAGCACTCAGAACTTGAGCAGAACACGGCAACTCATCGAGGAACACAACAGACGACTCTACGAAATGCCATACGTGCGCGAAGACTCCTGCTCCAGTGGCGGCCTCCCTCGGGGAGAAGCCGCACCTTCTAGGCGTCATAGCCTCCCTGTTCTGCTGACTGACAGTGAACCGAGCACTCCGAACTACCTCCAAGTGAACATGTGTCCGGCTCCCGCAAGGAGAAGTCACATTGAGATCCCAAACAATTTTTATAGTCCCCGCGCATCAATTCCAATGTATACTGGCGGCAGGTATCATGAAATGGATGCCTGCGACGACGTCTACGACGTCGAGATCGCGATAACGCGGCCGATCGTCACGTTTGATTTGGATAGCATGGACAGCACGACGATATGA
- the LOC135397309 gene encoding potassium channel subfamily K member 4-like isoform X2, translated as MIPRTAITMSKKEVLALLVVFVVYVVLGGAVFMALEGPTEEELRLEITEIRRNFHEKLSVISHPNLSSAEITEIIFRLADARSKNLLDEEGRDTHINWNFYNSFFFAITVVTTIGYGHLAPSTVWGRIFCVLYAVVGVPMTGILLAAIGDHFSRGLESARRRNRQRSALGNPHVNGGNWGGNSGSRLALAGSAAAFLLPWLVVFLLLPAAVFKFIEDWTYLEGLYYCFITLATIGFGDYVAGNFDGDYIWIYKTGVVLWIIFGLGYLAMILNYISRAMRCKQIRRMENRLSTSFHNTQQRFGQRLDEIQKILQDFSTKKSHKRSIWRNKNGKQVPKDMSTESLPVHDKNHNRDDQIQRLLTLVETLKRESTQNLSRTRQLIEEHNRRLYEMPYVREDSCSSGGLPRGEAAPSRRHSLPVLLTDSEPSTPNYLQVNMCPAPARRSHIEIPNNFYSPRASIPMYTGGRYHEMDACDDVYDVEIAITRPIVTFDLDSMDSTTI; from the exons GCAATAACGATGAGCAAGAAAGAAGTGCTGGCACTTCTGGTGGTGTTTGTGGTGTACGTTGTCCTCGGCGGAGCCGTCTTCATGGCGCTCGAGGGACCGACGGAAGAAGAGCTACGACTCGAGATAACCGAGATCAGGAGGAACTTCCACG AGAAGTTGTCGGTGATTAGTCATCCGAACCTGAGCAGTGCCGAGATAACGGAGATCATCTTTAGGCTAGCGGATGCTCGCAGCAAGAACCTCTTGGACGAAGAAGGCCGGGATACCCACATCAACTGGaacttctacaattctttcttTTTCGCCATCACTGTCGTCACTACCATTG GGTACGGCCATCTGGCCCCATCCACCGTATGGGGCCGCATCTTCTGCGTGCTGTACGCCGTCGTGGGCGTCCCCATGACGGGCATCCTATTGGCGGCCATCGGCGACCACTTCTCCCGAGGCCTGGAGAGTGCCAGGAGACGCAACCGACAGCGGTCTGCTCTGGGAAATCCCCACGTGAACGGTGGCAACTGGGGTGGGAACAGTGGTTCGCGTCTAGCCCTAGCGGGCAGTGCAGCGGCGTTCTTGCTGCCGTGGTTGGTGGTGTTTCTCTTGCTACCAGCGGCAGTGTTCAAGTTCATCGAGGACTGGACTTATCTCGAAGGACTTTACTACTGCTTCATCACGCTGGCCACTATCGGCTTCGGTGACTACGTTGCTG GCAACTTCGACGGCGACTACATCTGGATCTACAAGACTGGCGTCGTGCTGTGGATCATCTTCGGCCTGGGCTATCTGGCCATGATTTTAAACTACATTTCGAGGGCGATGCGTTGCAAGCAGATACGTCGGATGGAGAACAGGCTCTCCACCAGCTTCCACAACACGCAGCAGAGGTTCGGTCAGCGACTGGACGAGATTCAAAAGATCCTACAGGACTTTTCCACAAAG AAATCGCACAAGCGGTCCATCTGGAGGAACAAAAACGGCAAACAAGTTCCCAAGGACATGAGCACCGAAAGCCTGCCCGTGCACGACAAGAACCACAACCGCGACGACCAAATACAACGCCTGTTGACCCTCGTCGAGACCCTCAAGCGGGAGAGCACTCAGAACTTGAGCAGAACACGGCAACTCATCGAGGAACACAACAGACGACTCTACGAAATGCCATACGTGCGCGAAGACTCCTGCTCCAGTGGCGGCCTCCCTCGGGGAGAAGCCGCACCTTCTAGGCGTCATAGCCTCCCTGTTCTGCTGACTGACAGTGAACCGAGCACTCCGAACTACCTCCAAGTGAACATGTGTCCGGCTCCCGCAAGGAGAAGTCACATTGAGATCCCAAACAATTTTTATAGTCCCCGCGCATCAATTCCAATGTATACTGGCGGCAGGTATCATGAAATGGATGCCTGCGACGACGTCTACGACGTCGAGATCGCGATAACGCGGCCGATCGTCACGTTTGATTTGGATAGCATGGACAGCACGACGATATGA